In the genome of Myroides phaeus, one region contains:
- a CDS encoding 1,4-dihydroxy-2-naphthoate polyprenyltransferase, with protein MTKTKAWISAARLRTLPLSVSGIIVGSACAYPFFSANTLFTSIFLFAILTTLLLQILSNFANDYGDGVKGTDNENRIGPQRAVQSGILSAKQMKKGVIVTSILSLIAALILIYLSFGKDNFFTSLFFFVLGIACVVAAIKYTVGKGAYGYRGLGDLFVFIFFGLVSVLGSFYLYGQVFDFWVILPAIAIGNLSIAVLNINNMRDLDADKVVGKNTLAVKLGREEAKKYHYFIILFALTALVVYGIHAGFSAINYLFVIAYIPLIKHLIFVKQNTIPKELDTQMKIVALSTFLLSVLFSLALVF; from the coding sequence ATGACTAAAACTAAAGCGTGGATTAGTGCAGCAAGACTGCGTACACTACCACTTTCAGTATCAGGTATTATAGTTGGATCAGCTTGTGCTTATCCTTTTTTTTCGGCAAATACACTATTCACAAGTATCTTCTTGTTTGCTATTTTGACTACATTATTGCTACAAATACTTTCAAATTTTGCCAACGATTATGGAGATGGTGTAAAGGGAACTGATAACGAAAATCGTATTGGTCCACAACGCGCAGTGCAAAGCGGAATCTTATCTGCTAAACAGATGAAAAAAGGGGTTATTGTAACATCAATCCTTTCTCTAATAGCTGCATTAATCTTAATCTATTTATCATTCGGTAAAGACAATTTCTTTACTTCTCTATTCTTCTTTGTCTTAGGAATTGCGTGTGTAGTTGCCGCAATTAAATATACAGTTGGAAAAGGAGCTTATGGTTATAGAGGCTTAGGTGACTTATTTGTATTTATCTTTTTCGGATTAGTAAGTGTATTAGGTAGTTTCTATTTATACGGACAAGTATTCGATTTCTGGGTAATCTTACCTGCCATTGCTATTGGAAACTTGAGTATTGCTGTTTTAAACATCAACAATATGCGAGACTTAGATGCGGATAAAGTAGTAGGTAAAAATACACTTGCAGTTAAATTAGGTAGAGAAGAAGCTAAGAAATACCATTATTTCATCATTCTATTCGCTCTAACAGCATTAGTAGTCTACGGAATACACGCTGGTTTCAGTGCTATTAACTATCTATTTGTAATAGCTTATATTCCTTTAATCAAACATTTAATATTTGTAAAACAAAACACTATTCCTAAAGAATTAGACACACAAATGAAGATTGTTGCTTTATCAACTTTCTTATTGTCTGTTTTATTTTCATTAGCTTTAGTATTCTAA
- a CDS encoding metal-dependent hydrolase — translation MKITYYGHACLGIQIEDINIIVDPFITGNPLPEAKAIDIDTITADYILITHAHGDHIADVERIAKNNPDALIVSNAEIAGHYEAKGLQAHPMNHGGSWLFDFGKLKYTPAIHSSSFPDGSYGGQPGGFVIESKNKNIYIAGDTSLTMDMQLIPMFTKLDLAILPIGSNFTMDVDEAVIASNFVQCDKVLGYHFDTFGYIEIDHEEAKRKFFEKGKDLMLLNIGESLTL, via the coding sequence ATGAAAATTACGTATTACGGACATGCTTGTTTAGGCATTCAAATAGAAGATATCAATATTATTGTTGACCCGTTTATCACAGGAAATCCATTACCTGAGGCAAAAGCAATTGACATAGATACAATTACAGCTGATTATATTTTAATTACACATGCACACGGTGATCACATCGCAGATGTAGAGCGAATTGCAAAAAATAATCCTGATGCTCTAATTGTATCAAATGCAGAGATTGCAGGTCATTATGAAGCTAAAGGACTTCAAGCACATCCAATGAATCATGGAGGTAGCTGGTTATTTGATTTCGGTAAACTTAAATATACTCCAGCTATACACTCAAGTTCTTTTCCTGACGGTAGTTATGGAGGACAGCCAGGAGGATTCGTTATTGAAAGTAAAAACAAGAATATCTATATAGCAGGAGATACATCATTAACGATGGATATGCAATTAATTCCAATGTTTACTAAGCTTGATTTAGCTATTTTACCTATTGGAAGTAATTTTACAATGGATGTAGACGAAGCTGTTATTGCTTCAAATTTTGTGCAATGTGATAAAGTTTTAGGCTATCACTTTGATACGTTTGGTTATATTGAAATTGATCATGAAGAAGCTAAGCGTAAGTTTTTCGAAAAAGGAAAAGATCTAATGCTTTTAAACATTGGAGAAAGCTTAACATTATAA
- a CDS encoding o-succinylbenzoate synthase, with protein sequence MKASYKRHLLEFKRPSGTSRGVLTEKETWFIKLEHNGKIGIGECGILRSLSFDDRPDYEDKLKWVVQNIHLGKEALWNELLEWPSIQFGIEQAFLSLESNNPYILFPSQFTKGEDSIPINGLIWMGEEAFMKEQIDEKLKQGFKCVKLKIGAIDFEKELGLLRYIREHFTSKDIELRVDANGGFLASDALSKLTQLSELELHSIEQPIKQKQYDSMSVLCKNTPLPIALDEELIGVINLHDKVDLLDKIAPQYIILKPSLVGGIKGSLEWIKLAEERNIGWWITSALEGNIGLNAIAQWTYTLQSNLPQGLGTGALYTNNFDCPLEVKNGELWYNTEEDWKVNL encoded by the coding sequence ATGAAAGCAAGTTATAAAAGACATTTACTTGAATTTAAGAGACCTTCAGGAACATCAAGAGGGGTTCTTACAGAAAAGGAAACGTGGTTTATTAAACTCGAGCATAATGGCAAAATAGGAATAGGAGAGTGCGGTATACTGCGCTCTCTTAGTTTTGATGATAGACCCGATTATGAAGACAAGCTAAAATGGGTTGTTCAAAATATTCATTTAGGAAAAGAGGCTTTGTGGAATGAGTTACTTGAATGGCCTTCAATTCAATTCGGAATAGAGCAAGCTTTTCTATCACTTGAAAGTAATAACCCGTATATTTTATTCCCTTCACAATTCACAAAAGGGGAGGACTCTATTCCTATTAATGGATTGATTTGGATGGGGGAAGAAGCCTTCATGAAAGAGCAAATTGACGAGAAGTTAAAGCAAGGATTTAAATGTGTTAAACTTAAAATTGGAGCAATAGATTTTGAAAAAGAGCTCGGGTTATTGCGTTATATTCGTGAGCATTTCACATCAAAAGACATTGAATTAAGGGTTGATGCAAATGGTGGTTTCTTGGCAAGTGATGCTTTAAGTAAACTAACACAACTTTCTGAATTAGAATTACATAGCATTGAGCAACCTATCAAACAAAAGCAGTATGACAGTATGTCAGTACTATGTAAAAACACTCCATTACCTATTGCACTTGATGAAGAGTTAATAGGTGTAATCAACCTCCATGACAAAGTTGATTTATTAGATAAAATTGCCCCACAATATATTATCTTAAAGCCAAGTTTAGTAGGTGGAATTAAAGGTAGTTTGGAATGGATTAAACTTGCTGAAGAACGCAATATTGGTTGGTGGATTACATCAGCTTTAGAAGGTAATATAGGACTAAATGCAATAGCTCAATGGACCTATACTTTACAATCAAATTTACCTCAAGGGTTAGGAACAGGTGCTCTTTATACTAATAATTTTGATTGTCCATTAGAAGTTAAAAATGGAGAGTTGTGGTATAATACAGAAGAAGACTGGAAAGTTAATCTATAA
- a CDS encoding helix-turn-helix domain-containing protein → MNNIPRFNSCNLLDQYNNHKDCIIFDLKDVVESQNSLVSIAHHHLFYQILFITSGTGKHFIDNKTFNINKGDLFFIAPGQVHKWDFNESTQGYVLNFTIDFFYSYLVDKDFLNNFKFFSQHNTENLFKVNKFFNEFDRMFNSIKIAFNDKRRKEFSLLHVYVLELLLTAVELYESKNKLSDDRIHYSALVNNYEKLIDKHFYELRFPNDYAKLLHVSPNYLNSKCKKFKGQSSGELIRNRILLESKRLLVNTNLSVAEIAFKLSFKDNSYFSRFFKKYIGVSPDGYRRSK, encoded by the coding sequence ATGAATAATATTCCTCGTTTTAATAGCTGTAATTTATTAGATCAATATAACAATCATAAAGATTGTATAATCTTTGATTTAAAGGATGTTGTTGAATCTCAAAATAGTTTAGTTTCAATTGCTCATCATCATTTATTCTACCAAATACTATTTATTACAAGCGGAACTGGTAAGCATTTTATTGATAATAAGACATTTAATATTAATAAAGGTGATTTATTCTTTATTGCTCCAGGTCAGGTTCATAAGTGGGATTTTAATGAGTCTACACAAGGTTATGTATTAAATTTTACAATTGATTTCTTCTATTCTTATTTAGTTGATAAAGATTTTTTAAATAATTTCAAATTCTTTAGTCAACACAACACTGAAAATCTATTCAAAGTTAATAAATTTTTCAATGAATTTGATAGAATGTTCAATAGTATAAAGATAGCTTTTAATGATAAAAGAAGAAAGGAATTCAGTTTATTACACGTTTATGTTTTAGAATTGCTTTTGACTGCTGTAGAGTTATATGAGTCTAAAAATAAGTTATCTGACGATAGAATCCACTACTCTGCTTTGGTTAATAATTATGAAAAATTAATAGATAAGCATTTTTATGAGCTCCGATTTCCTAATGACTATGCAAAACTACTACACGTAAGTCCAAATTATTTAAATTCAAAATGTAAAAAATTCAAGGGACAATCTTCTGGTGAATTGATCAGAAATAGGATTTTATTAGAAAGTAAAAGATTACTTGTAAACACGAATTTAAGTGTTGCCGAGATTGCTTTCAAGCTTAGCTTTAAAGATAATTCTTATTTTTCAAGATTCTTTAAAAAGTACATTGGTGTTTCACCAGACGGATATAGACGAAGTAAATAA
- a CDS encoding EamA/RhaT family transporter, with protein MLYLILSIIGSLSVGVLLKIIKKLPIDIYQIIIINYISTVALSSFIFKPNYTMVDSNFPYLLVIVLGLLLPSIFIFQYLSIKHTGIIKTDIAQRMSLFIPIMASIFLFKENITMLRYISLFLGFIAVYFILSKAEKDAANINSKNILFLILVFVGFGVIDILFKQMALYSVVPYTTTLSSVFILALLLSLLFYGIFCFVKKIKLNITKYTLLFGVIIGVLNFGNIYFYLNAHKAFAQNPTIVFAGMNYGVIVFGTLIGYFGFKEKLSKKNVIGLILAIIAIALLMYSLK; from the coding sequence ATGCTATACCTTATATTGAGTATCATTGGCAGTCTTTCTGTTGGTGTATTACTTAAAATAATCAAGAAACTTCCAATTGATATTTATCAAATAATTATCATTAACTATATTTCAACTGTAGCTTTATCAAGCTTTATTTTTAAACCTAATTACACTATGGTTGATAGTAATTTCCCTTATCTATTAGTTATAGTTTTAGGACTTTTATTGCCATCAATATTTATATTTCAATATTTAAGTATTAAACATACAGGAATTATAAAAACAGATATTGCTCAACGAATGTCTCTTTTTATTCCTATCATGGCTTCAATATTTCTTTTTAAAGAGAATATTACGATGTTGAGATATATTTCGTTATTTCTCGGTTTTATAGCGGTTTACTTCATACTTAGTAAAGCAGAAAAAGACGCAGCTAATATAAATTCTAAAAATATCTTATTTCTAATTTTAGTATTTGTAGGTTTTGGTGTAATTGATATTCTATTTAAACAAATGGCATTATACTCAGTTGTTCCTTATACTACTACTCTATCTTCTGTCTTTATCCTTGCCTTATTATTGTCTTTACTATTTTATGGCATATTTTGCTTTGTCAAAAAAATAAAACTAAATATCACAAAATACACCTTACTATTTGGGGTAATTATAGGTGTTTTAAATTTTGGTAATATATATTTCTATCTAAATGCTCACAAAGCTTTTGCACAAAACCCAACAATTGTATTCGCAGGAATGAATTATGGTGTTATTGTATTTGGAACTTTAATCGGCTATTTTGGGTTTAAAGAAAAACTTAGTAAAAAGAATGTCATAGGTTTAATACTTGCTATTATTGCAATTGCGTTATTAATGTATAGTCTAAAATAA
- the acs gene encoding acetate--CoA ligase, producing MSYYKIENLEQYFKHYKKSVREPRKFWSKIAEENFVWYQVWDKVFDFDMENSKFQWFVNGKLNIVKNCIDRHLAKRGDKAAIIFEPNNPEEEAQTITYNDLYIRVCKMANVLKDQGVKKGDRVCIYLPMIPELSVAMLACARIGAIHSVIFAGFSSSAVSKRVNDSECKFVITSDGSFRGSKTIPLKPIIDEALVNCPSVERVLVVNRTGAETKMVEGRDLWLEPLYEEASTNHVAQVMDAEDPLFILYTSGSTGSPKGMVHTTAGYMVQTAYSFRNIFDYKEEDIFWCTADCGWITGHSYIVYGPLLNGATTVMFEGVPSYPTPSRFWDIIDKYRVTQFYTAPTAIRSLMTEDYKYVNSHDLSSLRVIGSVGEPINEEAWHWYNDHVGKKRCPIVDTWWQTETGSILISPLPFITPTKPTYATLPLPGIQAVLMDEKRNEIEDNQIDGALCIKFPWPSMARTIWGDHERYQETYFSQFPGKYFTGDGALRDEVGYYRITGRADDVVIVSGHNLGTAPIEDAINEHPAVAESAVVGYKHDIKGNALYGFITLKVEGEYRDRENLMKEINNQISSHIGPIAKLDKILFVESLPKTRSGKIMRRILRAISNGETQEFGDVSTLINPEVIKTIIEGHNQ from the coding sequence ATGAGTTATTATAAAATAGAGAACCTTGAACAGTATTTTAAACACTATAAAAAATCTGTTCGAGAGCCACGTAAATTTTGGAGTAAAATAGCTGAGGAAAACTTTGTATGGTACCAAGTATGGGACAAAGTTTTTGACTTTGATATGGAGAATTCAAAATTTCAATGGTTTGTAAATGGTAAACTTAATATTGTAAAAAACTGTATAGATAGACATCTTGCAAAACGCGGAGATAAAGCAGCTATTATATTTGAACCTAATAATCCGGAAGAAGAAGCACAAACAATCACTTATAACGACTTATATATCAGAGTTTGTAAAATGGCAAACGTACTGAAAGATCAAGGAGTTAAAAAAGGGGATAGGGTTTGTATTTACTTACCAATGATTCCGGAGTTATCTGTAGCTATGTTAGCTTGTGCAAGAATTGGTGCAATTCACAGTGTGATATTCGCAGGATTTTCTTCATCTGCTGTTTCAAAACGAGTAAACGATTCTGAATGTAAGTTTGTTATTACATCAGATGGTAGCTTTAGAGGAAGCAAGACTATTCCGTTAAAACCAATTATTGATGAGGCGTTAGTTAACTGTCCTTCAGTAGAAAGAGTATTAGTTGTTAATAGAACTGGGGCTGAAACAAAAATGGTAGAAGGTAGAGATTTGTGGTTAGAGCCATTATATGAAGAAGCATCAACAAATCACGTAGCTCAAGTTATGGATGCTGAAGATCCTCTGTTTATTCTTTATACATCAGGATCTACAGGTTCACCTAAAGGAATGGTTCATACAACGGCGGGTTATATGGTACAAACGGCGTATTCATTCCGCAATATTTTTGACTATAAAGAAGAAGATATCTTCTGGTGTACAGCAGATTGTGGTTGGATTACAGGTCACTCATACATAGTTTATGGTCCTTTATTAAATGGCGCTACTACTGTAATGTTTGAGGGAGTTCCTTCTTATCCGACACCAAGTAGATTTTGGGATATCATTGATAAATATAGAGTTACACAGTTTTATACTGCACCAACGGCAATTCGTTCATTAATGACGGAGGATTACAAATATGTAAATTCACACGATTTATCAAGTTTAAGAGTAATTGGGTCTGTAGGAGAGCCAATTAACGAAGAAGCTTGGCACTGGTACAATGACCATGTTGGTAAAAAGAGATGTCCGATTGTGGATACTTGGTGGCAAACAGAAACGGGAAGTATCTTGATTTCTCCGTTGCCTTTTATTACACCGACTAAACCAACTTACGCTACATTGCCATTACCAGGTATTCAAGCTGTTTTGATGGATGAGAAGCGAAATGAAATTGAAGATAACCAAATTGATGGAGCTCTGTGTATTAAGTTTCCATGGCCATCTATGGCAAGAACAATTTGGGGAGATCACGAAAGATATCAAGAAACGTATTTTAGTCAATTCCCTGGTAAATATTTTACAGGAGATGGTGCATTAAGAGATGAAGTAGGATATTATAGAATTACTGGTCGTGCAGATGATGTTGTGATTGTTTCAGGTCACAATTTAGGTACAGCTCCAATTGAAGATGCTATAAATGAGCACCCAGCAGTTGCAGAAAGTGCGGTTGTTGGTTATAAGCACGATATTAAAGGAAATGCACTGTATGGCTTTATTACGCTTAAAGTAGAAGGAGAATACCGTGATCGTGAGAATCTTATGAAAGAGATTAATAATCAGATTTCAAGTCACATTGGACCAATTGCTAAATTAGACAAGATTCTATTCGTAGAGAGTCTTCCTAAAACGCGTTCAGGAAAGATTATGAGAAGAATATTAAGAGCGATCTCAAATGGAGAAACACAGGAATTTGGAGATGTTTCTACATTAATCAATCCAGAAGTAATCAAAACAATTATAGAAGGACATAATCAGTAG
- a CDS encoding NAD(P)H-dependent flavin oxidoreductase, with the protein MNRIKELFGIEYPIIQGGMIWNSGYKLASAVSNSGGLGLIGAGSMYPDVLREHIQKCKKATNKPFGVNVPMLYPNVEEIMNILVEEGVKIVFTSAGNPKTWTPFLKEHGITVVHVVSSSKFALKAQDAGVDAIVAEGFEAGGHNGREETTTFTLIPMVKERISIPLIAAGGIASGKGMLAAMVLGADGVQMGTRFAASVESSAHDNFKNLLLDTQEGDTMVSLKELAPVRLIKNDFYLGLQDLYKNGASVEELREYLGRGRSKKGMFEGDLVEGELEIGQIVGLINKIDTVQNIINEVVAEYNEAKKGLYNI; encoded by the coding sequence ATGAATAGAATTAAAGAACTCTTTGGCATCGAATATCCTATTATTCAAGGTGGAATGATCTGGAATAGTGGGTATAAGTTGGCAAGTGCTGTAAGTAATAGTGGAGGACTTGGTCTTATTGGAGCCGGTTCTATGTATCCAGATGTGCTTAGAGAACATATTCAAAAGTGTAAAAAAGCAACAAATAAGCCATTTGGCGTAAATGTTCCAATGCTTTACCCTAACGTTGAGGAGATTATGAATATCCTTGTAGAAGAAGGCGTAAAGATTGTTTTTACATCAGCGGGAAATCCAAAAACGTGGACCCCTTTTTTAAAGGAACACGGAATTACGGTTGTTCATGTTGTGAGTTCTTCTAAATTTGCTTTAAAAGCACAAGATGCAGGTGTAGATGCTATCGTAGCAGAAGGATTTGAGGCCGGAGGACACAATGGAAGGGAGGAAACAACGACTTTTACATTAATTCCGATGGTTAAAGAGAGAATTTCGATTCCGTTGATTGCAGCGGGCGGAATTGCGTCAGGAAAGGGTATGCTTGCAGCGATGGTTTTAGGAGCAGATGGAGTTCAGATGGGAACACGCTTTGCAGCATCAGTGGAGAGTTCGGCACATGATAATTTTAAAAATCTCTTATTAGATACACAAGAAGGAGATACAATGGTAAGTTTGAAAGAACTTGCGCCAGTTAGACTTATTAAAAATGATTTCTATTTAGGATTACAAGATTTGTATAAAAATGGAGCTTCTGTAGAAGAACTGAGAGAATACTTAGGACGCGGCCGTTCAAAAAAAGGAATGTTTGAAGGTGATCTTGTAGAAGGAGAACTTGAAATTGGACAAATAGTTGGTCTTATTAATAAAATAGATACAGTTCAAAATATTATCAATGAGGTAGTTGCTGAGTATAACGAAGCAAAAAAAGGACTCTATAATATTTAA
- the mnmA gene encoding tRNA 2-thiouridine(34) synthase MnmA — MKKRVVVGLSGGVDSSVAAYLLKEQGYDVIGLFMKNWHDDSVTISNECPWLEDSNDALMVAEKLGIPFQTVDLSEQYKERIVDYMFNEYENGRTPNPDVLCNREIKFDVFMKIALSLGADYVATGHYCRKGEEVITKADGTQETVYKLLAGVDPNKDQSYFLCQLSQEQLAKSLFPIGELLKPQVREIAAQMDLITADKKDSQGLCFIGKVRLPEFLQQQLKPKDGFIYEIPKDAAVFKSQEGVEYATLEEQLQAEAKAFVYTPEMGKKVGEHYGAHFFTTGQRKGLNVGGTVEPLFIIATDVKDNVIYTGQGHQHPGLFHKSLFVKESEIHWVREDLALKEGESMEIYARIRYRQPLQKATLHKVKNGMYVRFDEPQSAITEGQFVSWHIADELIGSGVISKV, encoded by the coding sequence ATGAAAAAAAGAGTAGTAGTAGGACTTTCAGGAGGGGTAGACTCAAGTGTTGCCGCTTATTTACTGAAAGAACAAGGATATGATGTAATTGGATTATTTATGAAGAATTGGCACGATGATTCAGTGACAATTTCTAATGAATGTCCGTGGTTAGAAGATAGTAATGACGCCTTAATGGTGGCTGAGAAATTGGGTATTCCATTTCAAACAGTTGACTTAAGCGAACAATATAAGGAGCGTATCGTTGATTATATGTTTAACGAATATGAGAATGGACGTACACCAAATCCAGATGTTTTATGTAATCGTGAGATTAAGTTTGACGTTTTTATGAAAATAGCGTTGAGCTTAGGAGCAGATTATGTTGCTACAGGTCACTATTGTAGAAAAGGAGAGGAGGTAATCACTAAAGCTGATGGAACACAGGAAACTGTTTATAAACTGTTAGCAGGTGTTGACCCTAATAAAGACCAATCTTATTTCTTATGTCAATTGTCACAAGAGCAGTTAGCAAAATCTTTATTCCCAATTGGAGAGTTGTTAAAACCACAAGTGCGTGAGATTGCAGCTCAAATGGATTTAATTACAGCAGACAAGAAAGATTCACAAGGATTGTGTTTCATTGGAAAAGTGCGTTTACCTGAGTTTTTACAACAACAGTTGAAACCAAAAGACGGGTTTATTTACGAGATTCCAAAAGATGCCGCTGTATTTAAAAGTCAGGAGGGAGTGGAGTATGCTACTTTAGAAGAACAATTACAAGCAGAGGCTAAGGCATTTGTGTACACACCTGAAATGGGTAAGAAAGTAGGAGAGCACTATGGAGCACACTTTTTTACAACAGGTCAGCGTAAGGGACTTAATGTAGGAGGTACGGTTGAACCATTGTTTATCATTGCTACCGATGTGAAAGATAACGTGATTTATACAGGTCAAGGTCACCAACATCCAGGATTATTTCACAAATCACTTTTTGTAAAAGAGAGTGAAATTCACTGGGTAAGAGAAGATTTAGCTTTGAAAGAAGGGGAGTCAATGGAGATTTATGCACGTATTAGATACCGTCAACCATTACAAAAGGCAACTTTACATAAAGTTAAAAATGGTATGTATGTACGATTTGATGAGCCACAATCTGCAATAACTGAGGGACAATTTGTATCTTGGCATATCGCAGACGAACTAATCGGTTCGGGGGTGATATCAAAAGTATAA
- a CDS encoding pyrroline-5-carboxylate reductase family protein: MDSELSNRDIVIIAVKPQDFNQLALNLKPFLKPEQIVVSVMAGISIEGIKEKLGITKVVRSMPNLPTQIGKGMTVFTASEELDRKELFIIQNLINTTGKSVYVAEENKIDAATAVSGSGPAYVFYFMQAMIQSALDFGFELSQAELLVKQTISGALGLYESNSLSTQDWIAKVSSKGGTTEKAIAFFNQCNLEKSLIEGINKAKEQSEYLGNKMNQE, encoded by the coding sequence TTGGATAGCGAATTAAGTAATCGTGATATCGTAATTATTGCTGTGAAACCACAGGACTTTAATCAATTGGCTTTAAACTTAAAGCCCTTTTTAAAGCCCGAGCAGATTGTAGTTTCTGTTATGGCAGGTATTTCAATAGAAGGGATAAAAGAGAAATTGGGTATTACTAAAGTAGTGCGTTCTATGCCAAACTTGCCCACACAAATAGGTAAGGGGATGACAGTATTTACGGCTTCTGAGGAGTTAGATAGAAAAGAGCTATTTATCATTCAAAACTTAATTAACACAACTGGTAAATCTGTTTATGTTGCAGAAGAAAATAAAATTGACGCAGCAACTGCAGTATCGGGTAGTGGACCAGCTTATGTGTTTTATTTTATGCAAGCAATGATTCAATCTGCTTTAGATTTTGGATTTGAACTTTCACAAGCGGAGTTATTGGTAAAACAAACCATTTCAGGAGCATTGGGGTTATATGAGTCAAACTCTTTATCAACACAAGATTGGATTGCTAAAGTATCATCAAAAGGAGGTACAACAGAAAAGGCAATTGCTTTTTTTAATCAATGTAATCTTGAAAAATCATTGATTGAAGGAATAAACAAGGCTAAAGAACAGTCTGAATATCTTGGAAATAAAATGAATCAAGAGTAA
- a CDS encoding NAD(P)-binding domain-containing protein, translating into MKIAIIGMGNMGSTFANGFINSRFILPEDVLIYTRSQ; encoded by the coding sequence ATGAAAATAGCAATCATTGGAATGGGGAATATGGGGAGTACGTTTGCTAACGGTTTTATCAATTCACGTTTCATTCTTCCGGAAGATGTTTTGATCTATACGCGCTCACAATGA